A region of Fusarium keratoplasticum isolate Fu6.1 chromosome 6, whole genome shotgun sequence DNA encodes the following proteins:
- a CDS encoding AAA domain-containing protein, translating into MMAEEMPPVTANSMATETSSTGSSSAAARSPQEILSDSTTPTHLGNQEESGNSLGEDPRGTSGVSERDAESVQEESLHEKHDQESKSEDEDGDTPEEEVLPEKERPLTTEVRYYNYQGFMNRMDGDDGDYVIEVLVAKADWHEDVKAETKKRPHRVHPENNDKTKGISGAQLKLPRGSKSPQEGRIQRIRIRSETILHALGSLAECEEIQTEATMEFSRPFRILEEFHGGMKRKLVEMENAHKPQGDSPSTGLGSLLPGTAGTRSDESIEMERPKVSSEDTNDVLEADETDKTSSRSTETALEHMRCYVDFVEQVVLPIRSKFQHHDKKIRRRVRYEEIPYLFRPGSLAFLPLAQSGQTLHRSAAQQVWRMASCIVSDHSTEFDEEKECFLKNSGETSWGIYCLDYDGEKLFPVWRNVQFDFFNGERDITSLKCYPLEFHPNCAALLEEQRKLGQTFKSCIAESVRHLYYSGWTFITGIQEEPLVDDKGETINYPEYIESEVVIDFEETLRNYPQWETSVGECQTQDTSWETEAYTEMELRVWEEYPNGLDSSRRFRCEAIPILSREDTLYNREANEWADNDRFIVGEGATAIKDDEWTDEELAILPKRLFGYVLRERRFARLEVQGIDMNSQQSRVTLDDIQMPAPRRKMIRSAVSAHFRARQKEKQGQSTIQLDVVQGKGKGLVILLHGAPGVGKTATAEAVAIENSKPLFPITCGDLGFSPSAVDKSLRDTFRYAHLWDCILLLDEADVFLTQRDRSSGNLERNALVGVFLRVLEYYSGILFLTTNRVGALDEAFRSRVHLSLCYPHLSLNDTIAILQSNLNRLPRIEHAKDKSSNDGYIKVLDSAIKKFVEDEYREYSRANKKKKGPWNGRQIRNAVQIAAGLALYDKEASSENDGLPAILTADHFRSVAETTSEFEAYLKSTKKGDETFQARVRQDRDDDFQEEEAEEYARYSGHSDAEPFGGPQRPKLKSSVSGPPRTRQRGASRVPSTPDRSRTPASLHADGASGNYFRSSKSSPGPAHSGQRPRHAPHEPECSDVAENMQGDFSEEEELEERGYGYSPQPASRGSRPLQFGKKADRYVWD; encoded by the exons GAGGTGCGCTACTATAATTACCAAGGATTCATGAACCGTATGGATGGGGACGACGGAGACTATGTCATTGaagtcctcgtcgccaaggccgactGGCATGAGGACGTTAAGGCCGAGACGAAGAAAAGACCTCACCGCGTCCACCCTGAAAACAACGACAAGACCAAAGGCATCTCTGGAGCGCAGCTGAAGCTACCCAGAGGTTCCAAGTCACCCCAGGAGGGGCGCATCCAGCGGATCCGGATTCGATCAGAGACGATCCTTCATGCTCTGGGATCTCTGGCCGAGTGTGAGGAAATACAGACCGAAGCAACGATGGAGTTTAGCCGCCCCTTTCGGATTCTTGAAGAGTTCCACGGCGGCATGAAAAGGAAGTtagtcgagatggagaatgcACACAAGCCACAAGGTGATTCGCCTAGCACGGGTCTGGGTAGCCTTTTGCCAGGGACGGCTGGGACCCGTTCGGATGAGTCTATCGAGATGGAGCGGCCCAAGGTCTCTAGCGAGGATACAAACGACGTTCTCGAAGCCGACGAGACCGACAAAACGTCGAGCAGATCAACCGAGACTGCTTTAGAACACATGCGGTGCTACGTCGACTTCGTGGAGCAGGTAGTACTACCTATCCGCAGCAAGTTCCAACACCACGACAAGAAAATACGTCGCCGTGTCAGGTACGAAGAGATCCCATATCTCTTCCGCCCTGGATCGTTGGCCTTCCTACCTCTCGCCCAGTCGGGCCAAACTCTCCACCGATCTGCCGCGCAACAGGTGTggaggatggcttcatgcATTGTATCCGACCACTCTACTGAGTTCGACGAAGAGAAAGAATGTTTTCTCAAAAACTCCGGCGAGACATCATGGGGCATTTATTGTCTCGATTATGACGGCGAGAAGCTGTTTCCAGTTTGGAGGAATGTCCAGTTCGATTTCTTCAATGGAGAACGGGATATTACGTCCCTAAAGTGCTACCCTCTGGAATTCCACCCAAATTGTGCTGCACTCCTCGAGGAACAAAGGAAATTGGGACAAACCTTCAAGTCGTGCATTGCCGAGAGTGTGAGGCACCTCTACTACTCAGGGTGGACTTTCATCACGGGCATTCAGGAGGAACCCCTGGTGGACGACAAGGGAGAAACCATCAACTATCCTGAGTACATCGAAAGTGAGGTTGTTATTGATTTCGAGGAGACTCTTCGGAACTACCCACAATGGGAGACCAGCGTCGGCGAATGTCAGACACAGGATACCTCGTGGGAAACAGAGGCGTACACTGAAATGGAACTCCGAGTCTGGGAAGAGTACCCCAATGGCTTGGATAGTTCCAGGCGCTTCAGATGCGAGGCCATCCCCATTCTTTCCCGCGAGGACACGTTATACAACCGAGAAGCAAACGAATGGGCTGATAATGATAGGTTCATTGTTGGGGAGGGCGCTACCGCTATCAAAGACGATGAGTGGACAGATGAAGAGCTAGCTATCCTACCGAAGAGGTTATTCGGCTATGTtttgagggagaggaggttcGCCCGCCTCGAAGTCCAAGGCATCGACATGAACTCGCAACAGAGCCGTGTCACACTGGATGATATTCAGATGCCCGCGCCCCGCAGAAAGATGATCAGGTCGGCGGTCTCGGCTCATTTCAGAGCACGGCAGAAAGAGAAGCAGGGACAGTCGACCATCCAGCTCGACGTTGTCCAGGGAAAGGGGAAGGGGCTCGTGATTCTCCTACATGGAGCTCCCGGCGTTGGTAAAACGGCCACGGCCGAGGCGGTTGCGATTGAGAACAGCAAGCCGCTTTTCCCCATCACCTGTGGCGACTTGGGGTTCTCGCCCAGCGCAGTCGACAAGTCGCTCCGAGACACGTTTCGCTATGCCCACTTGTGGGACTGTAttctgctccttgacgaggccgacGTCTTCCTCACGCAGCGAGATCGGAGCAGTGGCAACTTGGAGCGTAACGCCCTCGTAGGAG TGTTTCTCAGAGTCTTAGAGTACTATAGTGggatcctcttcctcacaaCAAACCGAGTGGGAGCCCTTGACGAAGCCTTCCGCTCGCGCGTGCACTTGAGCCTCTGCTATCCGCACCTAAGCCTGAATGACACGATCGCGATTCTCCAATCCAACCTGAATCGTCTACCCAGGATTGAGCACGCAAAAGACAAGTCCTCCAATGACGGGTACATCAAGGTCCTAGAcagcgccatcaagaagTTCGTCGAAGACGAATATAGAGAATACTCGAGGGCcaacaaaaagaagaaggggcCCTGGAACGGGCGCCAGATCCGCAACGCGGTGCAGATTGCCGCAGGCCTTGCCCTTTACGATAAAGAGGCGTCGAGCGAAAACGACGGCCTGCCGGCCATCCTGACCGCCGACCACTTTCGGTCCGTAGCGGAAACGACATCGGAATTCGAGGCCTACTTGAAGTCCACCAAGAAGGGCGACGAGACGTTCCAGGCCAGAGTGCGTCAGGATCGAGACGATGActtccaggaggaggaggctgaggagtaCGCCCGCTATTCAGGCCATTCTGATGCTGAACCGTTTGGAGGACCGCAGAGGCCAAAATTGAAGAGCTCCGTCTCAGGGCCGCCGAGGACTAGACAAAGGGGGGCATCGAGGGTACCTAGCACGCCCGACCGGAGCCGGACCCCAGCTTCACTACATGCCGACGGAGCAAGCGGTAATTATTTCCGCTCATCGAAATCGTCTCCCGGACCAGCTCACTCAGGCCAACGACCCCGACACGCTCCTCACGAACCGGAGTGTAGCGACGTAGCTGAAAATATGCAGGGTGATTtctctgaagaagaggagcttgaggaacGGGGCTATGGCTATAGTCCTCAGCCCGCCTCACGGGGCAGTAGACCGTTGCAGTTTGGGAAGAAGGCAGATCGGTACGTCTGGGATTGA